A stretch of the Haloplanus aerogenes genome encodes the following:
- a CDS encoding DUF7096 domain-containing protein, with protein sequence MRALPVIAAALLVCSAVVGATGGLPTSVVGSAAATADDPTGVSSPLPERDAPPPAALPPAVAQTSGQAGRQQINVLDVPPGSVERWGVEEQYVDLGPALGLSTNATTNRLRTLAMVERVEAANTTADRRDRLRTALIDLERQVDQLDERQTAAVAAYGRGELSARELLVSLVRVSIAAEELNDRRSRIEALAADTRGFDINRGRLASIGNRLSAFTGPVRAHAQTVLRGEAAPHRFYIATGPQSVTVTTILDDTYIRESYRGDLRNGEGDAIELEVALDIVSSSYPVIWNTTREQTQVFGGGETYPVRIAHSRGDLTAFVDSNARVVYAEHQRRPLASMVADQRVERAGENIRVVVNQTYPGGPSQIRVVDDEGEPVDAAISLAVETGTPRQLGTTGDDGVLWTLSPYRQYTVTVDGRGESVDVVVDPGAPPRVKAQAETGDTGGENGNETATNGTATPNGTVTPTPTPTSAALADVYHR encoded by the coding sequence ATGAGAGCCCTCCCCGTCATCGCGGCCGCCCTCCTCGTCTGCTCCGCCGTGGTCGGGGCGACCGGCGGCCTCCCCACGTCGGTGGTTGGCTCGGCGGCCGCGACGGCCGACGACCCCACTGGCGTCTCCTCCCCACTCCCCGAACGCGACGCACCACCCCCCGCAGCCCTCCCGCCAGCCGTCGCCCAGACCAGCGGGCAAGCAGGCCGTCAGCAGATCAACGTGCTCGACGTGCCGCCCGGATCGGTCGAGCGGTGGGGGGTAGAGGAACAGTACGTCGATCTCGGCCCCGCACTCGGGCTATCGACGAACGCGACGACCAACCGCCTCCGGACGCTCGCGATGGTCGAACGCGTCGAGGCCGCCAACACGACCGCAGATCGTCGTGATCGCCTCCGGACGGCACTGATCGACCTCGAACGGCAGGTCGACCAACTCGACGAGCGACAGACGGCCGCCGTCGCCGCGTACGGTCGCGGCGAACTCAGTGCGCGCGAACTGCTCGTCTCGCTCGTTCGTGTCAGCATCGCGGCCGAGGAACTCAACGACCGCCGGAGCCGGATCGAAGCGCTCGCCGCCGACACGCGTGGATTCGACATCAACCGGGGCCGACTGGCCTCCATCGGCAACCGCCTCTCCGCGTTCACCGGGCCGGTGCGGGCCCACGCACAGACCGTCCTCCGGGGCGAGGCCGCCCCCCACCGATTCTACATCGCGACCGGCCCCCAGAGCGTTACCGTAACGACCATCCTCGACGACACGTACATCCGCGAATCCTACCGCGGCGACCTCCGGAACGGCGAGGGTGACGCTATCGAACTCGAGGTGGCGCTCGACATCGTATCGTCGAGCTATCCGGTCATCTGGAACACGACACGCGAACAGACGCAGGTGTTCGGCGGCGGCGAGACCTACCCCGTCCGCATCGCCCACAGTCGCGGCGACCTGACGGCCTTCGTCGACAGCAACGCGCGCGTCGTCTACGCCGAACACCAGCGCCGCCCGCTCGCCTCGATGGTCGCGGATCAGCGGGTCGAGCGGGCCGGCGAGAACATCCGGGTCGTGGTGAACCAGACGTATCCCGGCGGCCCCTCACAGATCCGCGTCGTCGACGACGAGGGCGAACCGGTCGACGCCGCCATCTCGCTGGCCGTCGAGACGGGGACGCCGAGACAACTCGGCACGACGGGCGACGACGGCGTCCTCTGGACGCTCTCGCCGTACCGCCAGTACACCGTCACCGTCGATGGGCGTGGCGAGTCCGTCGACGTCGTCGTCGATCCGGGGGCGCCGCCGCGGGTGAAGGCGCAGGCCGAGACGGGAGACACTGGCGGCGAGAACGGCAACGAGACGGCGACGAACGGAACGGCGACGCCGAACGGCACTGTCACGCCGACCCCGACCCCGACGAGCGCCGCACTCGCCGACGTTTATCACCGATAG